A single region of the Triticum dicoccoides isolate Atlit2015 ecotype Zavitan chromosome 2B, WEW_v2.0, whole genome shotgun sequence genome encodes:
- the LOC119366428 gene encoding general transcription and DNA repair factor IIH subunit TFB2-like isoform X2: protein MPQVMVVARNFMDMVAALPAAKLDMLYDSAFICEAVLRSFPPLAKKYVIQMLYVSAPMLAAAMQEWVLDEYASKHKVAIDRLLQLRVFVEVRDRRKEVSYKMNNKFQANMQKYLVSGGCLPREPLPFSVTGRLPTLVELENYALDQWECFLLQLINSSQVEKGTTFSSSMMKMFQRGLLSSRDGEAAKLSENGFQFLLMETNAQLWYIMREYISSAEERGVDPTDLISFLLELSFHTQGAAYSLSTLTEVQRVAIMDLMELGLVKLQQGRKDSWFIPTKLATNLSSSLSDSAASKEGIVVVETNFRLYAYSASKLHCEILRLFSRVEYQLPNLIVGAITKESLYGAFDNGITAEQIISFLQQNAHPRVIDKIPIVPENVTDQIRLWENDRNRVEMVLSHVYEDFPSKDMFEQCCDHARDNGYLLWEDAKKMRLIVNAEFHQEMREFLRRQR, encoded by the exons ATGCCTCAGGTGATGGTGGTCGCGCGGAACTTCATGGACATGGTGGCCGCACTGCCTGCCGCCAAACTAGACATGCTCTACGATTCCGCCTTCATCTGTGAGGCTGTACTCAG GTCGTTCCCACCGCTGGCAAAGAAGTACGTGATTCAGATGTTGTACGTGTCGGCACCGATGCTTGCTGCGGCTATGCAGGAGTGGGTGCTGGATGAGTATGCCTCCAAGCACAAGGTTGCCATCGATAGGTTGCTCCAACTCAGGGTATTTGTGGAAGTACGTGACAG AAGGAAGGAGGTGAGCTACAAGATGAATAATAAGTTTCAGGCTAACATGCAAAAGTATTTGGTTAGTGG CGGGTGTTTGCCAAGGGAACCGCTACCATTCAGTGTCACTGGCAGATTGCCTACACTGGTGGAACTAGAAAATTATGCTCTTGATCAATGGGAG TGCTTCTTGCTGCAATTGATCAACTCGTCTCAAGTTGAGAAAGGGACCACTTTCAGCTCGTCTATGATGAAGATGTTCCAgcgaggtcttctgagttcaag GGATGGTGAAGCTGCAAAGTTAAGTGAGAATGGCTTCCAGTTTCTG CTGATGGAGACAAATGCACAGCTTTGGTATATAATGAGAGAATACATTTCATCCGCAGAG GAACGCGGGGTGGATCCCACGGACTTGATATCATTTCTCTTGGAGCTTAGTTTTCATACACAAGGAGCG GCTTACAGCCTAAGTACTCTGACAGAAGTCCAAAGAGTTGCAATTATGGATCTGATGGAGCTCGGGTTAGTCAAACTGCAGCAG GGCCGGAAAGATAGCTGGTTCATACCTACAAAATTGGCTACAAATCTCTCATCGAGCTTGTCAGATTCAGCTGCTAGCAAAGAG GGTATTGTGGTTGTGGAGACAAACTTTAGGTTGTATGCGTACTCTGCTTCCAAGCTGCACTGTGAAATTCTACGTCTTTTTTCAAG GGTAGAGTATCAACTACCAAACCTTATTGTGGGAGCTATTACAAAAGAAAGTCTGTATGgtgcatttgataacgggatcactgcTGAACAG aTAATTTCATTCCTTCAGCAAAATGCCCACCCTCGTGTCATCGACAAAATACCGATAGTCCCAGAGAATGTTACAGATCAG ATTAGGCTGTGGGAGAACGACCGTAACAGGGTCGAGATGGTCCTGTCACACGTATACGAAGATTTCCCGAGCAAG GACATGTTTGAGCAATGCTGTGACCACGCAAGGGATAACGGGTACTTGCTGTGGGAGGACGCGAAGAAGATGCGATTGATAGTGAACGCGGAGTTCCACCAAGAAATGCGGGAGTTCCTCCGCAGGCAAAGATGA
- the LOC119366428 gene encoding general transcription and DNA repair factor IIH subunit TFB2-like isoform X1 translates to MNCIICNCCIILHPSREHKKRRRRQGRRRRGPGAAAKMPQVMVVARNFMDMVAALPAAKLDMLYDSAFICEAVLRSFPPLAKKYVIQMLYVSAPMLAAAMQEWVLDEYASKHKVAIDRLLQLRVFVEVRDRRKEVSYKMNNKFQANMQKYLVSGGCLPREPLPFSVTGRLPTLVELENYALDQWECFLLQLINSSQVEKGTTFSSSMMKMFQRGLLSSRDGEAAKLSENGFQFLLMETNAQLWYIMREYISSAEERGVDPTDLISFLLELSFHTQGAAYSLSTLTEVQRVAIMDLMELGLVKLQQGRKDSWFIPTKLATNLSSSLSDSAASKEGIVVVETNFRLYAYSASKLHCEILRLFSRVEYQLPNLIVGAITKESLYGAFDNGITAEQIISFLQQNAHPRVIDKIPIVPENVTDQIRLWENDRNRVEMVLSHVYEDFPSKDMFEQCCDHARDNGYLLWEDAKKMRLIVNAEFHQEMREFLRRQR, encoded by the exons ATGAACTGTATTATATGCAATTGCTGTATTATCTTACACCCCTCGCGCGAGCACAAGAAGAGGAGGCGGCGCCAAGGCAGGCGACGGCGGGGCCCAG GCGCTGCTGCAAAGATGCCTCAGGTGATGGTGGTCGCGCGGAACTTCATGGACATGGTGGCCGCACTGCCTGCCGCCAAACTAGACATGCTCTACGATTCCGCCTTCATCTGTGAGGCTGTACTCAG GTCGTTCCCACCGCTGGCAAAGAAGTACGTGATTCAGATGTTGTACGTGTCGGCACCGATGCTTGCTGCGGCTATGCAGGAGTGGGTGCTGGATGAGTATGCCTCCAAGCACAAGGTTGCCATCGATAGGTTGCTCCAACTCAGGGTATTTGTGGAAGTACGTGACAG AAGGAAGGAGGTGAGCTACAAGATGAATAATAAGTTTCAGGCTAACATGCAAAAGTATTTGGTTAGTGG CGGGTGTTTGCCAAGGGAACCGCTACCATTCAGTGTCACTGGCAGATTGCCTACACTGGTGGAACTAGAAAATTATGCTCTTGATCAATGGGAG TGCTTCTTGCTGCAATTGATCAACTCGTCTCAAGTTGAGAAAGGGACCACTTTCAGCTCGTCTATGATGAAGATGTTCCAgcgaggtcttctgagttcaag GGATGGTGAAGCTGCAAAGTTAAGTGAGAATGGCTTCCAGTTTCTG CTGATGGAGACAAATGCACAGCTTTGGTATATAATGAGAGAATACATTTCATCCGCAGAG GAACGCGGGGTGGATCCCACGGACTTGATATCATTTCTCTTGGAGCTTAGTTTTCATACACAAGGAGCG GCTTACAGCCTAAGTACTCTGACAGAAGTCCAAAGAGTTGCAATTATGGATCTGATGGAGCTCGGGTTAGTCAAACTGCAGCAG GGCCGGAAAGATAGCTGGTTCATACCTACAAAATTGGCTACAAATCTCTCATCGAGCTTGTCAGATTCAGCTGCTAGCAAAGAG GGTATTGTGGTTGTGGAGACAAACTTTAGGTTGTATGCGTACTCTGCTTCCAAGCTGCACTGTGAAATTCTACGTCTTTTTTCAAG GGTAGAGTATCAACTACCAAACCTTATTGTGGGAGCTATTACAAAAGAAAGTCTGTATGgtgcatttgataacgggatcactgcTGAACAG aTAATTTCATTCCTTCAGCAAAATGCCCACCCTCGTGTCATCGACAAAATACCGATAGTCCCAGAGAATGTTACAGATCAG ATTAGGCTGTGGGAGAACGACCGTAACAGGGTCGAGATGGTCCTGTCACACGTATACGAAGATTTCCCGAGCAAG GACATGTTTGAGCAATGCTGTGACCACGCAAGGGATAACGGGTACTTGCTGTGGGAGGACGCGAAGAAGATGCGATTGATAGTGAACGCGGAGTTCCACCAAGAAATGCGGGAGTTCCTCCGCAGGCAAAGATGA